The following proteins are encoded in a genomic region of Dyadobacter sp. UC 10:
- a CDS encoding Ig-like domain-containing protein, whose translation MRFNLIVWMLLLPGFAFGQGQTREVSMCKSTSIRLRAESSGAHHYEWYRNNELVIGSSAHELVVSEEGTYNAFGVNEDGCLSLESIKIIVKHHKPTAVDDIAICKKNIPVIIDALGNDVAVCTALDAGSLVVLQQPANGAVTTSEGKFVFTPATGFVGDVSFNYTFKDKSGLTSNAGTVRVQINTDPLPVVLTFFEASKRESLADLEWATSQEANSDYFEVQRASDMLHWTEIARIRAAIESDDARTYGYTDSLPESGINYYRLKMVDRDGSFAYSKIRSIHFTEFSWAEVYPNPVEDILQIIVRNKKIRNIRLISNDGIVRLSRQVTDPAFTISMKQYPTGMYYIHFEQEDGAVKIFKLMHN comes from the coding sequence ATGCGCTTTAACCTAATCGTTTGGATGCTTCTGCTACCTGGCTTTGCTTTCGGGCAAGGTCAGACCAGAGAAGTCTCCATGTGTAAATCTACGTCTATTCGGCTCAGAGCTGAGTCTTCAGGCGCACATCACTATGAGTGGTATCGTAACAATGAGCTGGTTATTGGTTCATCTGCCCACGAACTGGTTGTAAGTGAAGAAGGGACTTACAATGCTTTCGGCGTGAATGAAGACGGTTGCTTATCGCTGGAATCTATCAAAATCATCGTTAAGCATCACAAGCCAACTGCAGTTGACGATATAGCGATCTGCAAAAAAAATATCCCTGTGATAATCGATGCTCTGGGAAACGACGTCGCTGTTTGTACTGCATTGGACGCCGGTTCGCTGGTGGTACTACAGCAGCCCGCAAATGGTGCAGTAACCACGTCGGAAGGAAAATTCGTATTCACCCCCGCTACCGGCTTTGTGGGCGATGTCTCGTTTAATTATACATTCAAAGATAAATCCGGTCTTACGTCGAATGCGGGAACGGTCAGGGTTCAAATCAATACTGATCCACTTCCGGTGGTCCTCACATTTTTTGAAGCCAGCAAACGTGAGTCGCTTGCTGATCTGGAATGGGCTACATCGCAGGAAGCAAACAGTGATTACTTTGAGGTGCAACGGGCCAGTGATATGCTTCACTGGACTGAAATCGCAAGGATCAGGGCTGCCATCGAAAGTGACGATGCGCGCACCTACGGCTACACGGACAGCCTGCCGGAATCCGGGATCAACTACTACCGGTTGAAAATGGTGGATCGCGACGGATCGTTTGCGTATAGTAAAATACGTTCAATACATTTTACAGAATTCTCGTGGGCAGAAGTGTACCCGAATCCGGTCGAGGATATTCTACAAATTATAGTCCGCAACAAAAAGATAAGGAACATCAGGCTGATCAGTAACGACGGGATTGTCCGCCTCTCCAGACAGGTGACTGACCCGGCGTTTACGATCAGTATGAAACAATATCCCACCGGAATGTACTACATCCATTTTGAGCAGGAAGACGGTGCGGTCAAGATTTTCAAGTTGATGCATAATTAA
- a CDS encoding AraC family transcriptional regulator, with amino-acid sequence MRETLHEPFEIVYKELDECPKSEHQHNFFELVYILDGTGTQIINQHTFRYHPGHMFLLTPEDTHSFDIDTTTRFFFIKFNDFYIKKNAAFLSDPERGVLLRRLEFILQNANHQPGCILKNQTDKSIVKPLVEAVIREYVNRDLYNRDLIRQYVNTILILVARNIAMFLPNRVSEHTEEKALDIVQYIQQHIYDPEKIKAAVISDHFGISQSYLGRYFKKQTNETMQEYIVNCRLKLIETRLLHSEMRINEIAAELSFTDESHLNRFFKKAKGMSLGEFRRKNRRPALA; translated from the coding sequence ATGCGTGAAACCTTGCACGAACCATTTGAAATCGTCTACAAAGAACTTGACGAATGTCCAAAGTCTGAACATCAGCATAATTTCTTTGAACTAGTTTACATTCTGGACGGCACCGGTACCCAGATCATCAACCAGCATACATTCCGGTACCATCCCGGCCACATGTTCCTGCTAACCCCGGAAGACACCCATAGTTTTGATATTGACACGACCACCAGGTTCTTTTTTATTAAATTCAATGATTTTTATATTAAAAAGAATGCCGCTTTTCTCTCTGATCCCGAACGTGGCGTACTCTTGCGACGGCTTGAATTTATACTGCAGAATGCCAACCACCAGCCGGGCTGCATATTAAAGAATCAAACAGACAAATCCATTGTGAAGCCGCTGGTTGAAGCTGTAATCAGGGAATATGTGAACCGCGACCTCTATAACCGGGACCTGATACGGCAGTACGTCAATACGATACTCATTCTTGTTGCGCGGAATATTGCCATGTTTTTACCAAATCGGGTGAGTGAGCATACTGAGGAAAAGGCGCTTGACATTGTACAATATATACAGCAGCATATTTATGATCCCGAAAAAATCAAAGCCGCGGTCATCAGCGACCATTTCGGGATTTCCCAATCCTACCTCGGCCGGTACTTTAAAAAACAAACTAATGAGACAATGCAGGAATATATTGTGAATTGTCGCCTCAAACTAATAGAAACCAGGCTCTTGCATAGTGAAATGCGAATAAATGAAATCGCTGCAGAACTGTCTTTCACAGATGAAAGCCATTTGAACCGGTTTTTCAAAAAGGCAAAAGGTATGAGCTTGGGGGAATTCAGAAGAAAAAACCGCAGACCGGCTTTGGCTTAA
- a CDS encoding RNA polymerase alpha subunit C-terminal domain-containing protein produces MASKKSLKVCPNGHKFYKSTDCPTCPICEAESRPESGFLSRLSGPARRALEHHGILSLEALSKLSEKEVLKLHGMGPASIPALRKALEEAGLRFSS; encoded by the coding sequence ATGGCTAGTAAGAAAAGCTTAAAGGTATGCCCTAACGGACATAAATTTTACAAAAGTACGGATTGCCCTACCTGCCCCATATGTGAGGCTGAAAGCAGGCCAGAGAGCGGGTTCCTATCCAGGTTGAGCGGGCCGGCGAGGCGGGCGTTGGAGCATCACGGAATTTTGTCTCTGGAAGCATTGAGTAAGTTATCTGAAAAAGAGGTGCTGAAATTGCACGGGATGGGACCTGCGTCCATTCCAGCACTTAGGAAAGCATTGGAGGAAGCCGGGCTGCGTTTTTCGTCATAA
- a CDS encoding DUF7133 domain-containing protein: MLKIYLSVLSAFLLLGWNSLDLQHSPEQEPGRVLMKADTLPNAASWPAELNVTHFAGPDLTPSPACLAVAPTGEVYVGVDMIGSLGKDPGKGSIVRLVDTDHDGKVDQHTTFAKVDDPRGIISQGDQLFVLHTTFSKETGKASGMDLVVFEDKNHDGVADGPSKPLIQGVSSPKFLQSRGTDHATNGIRLGIDGWIYIAVGDFGFHDAVDRSGKKLTQLGGGIVRVRPDGTEMEVYTHGMRNIYDVAIDPYMNIFTRDNTNDGGGWNIRFSNQIQSGEYGYPVLFKNFTEEIIPALIDLGGGSGTGSLFMDDPTWPAKYNRVPMMADWGRSQVYVHRLTPDAATFDQKEEEFVKLAQVTDLDIDASGRVYMAAWDGAGYSGNPNKGFVVRAVPKNWTYRAFKDVKKSSAKELAALLKSESAVQRLAGQQELLARFPKEAAKLSWKVAEDKSLPLYVRVAGIFTYAQASGKEGISNLVKLSDESDVREFTLRALADRKPIIGQVPIEPFLKGMKDMSARVQVAATVGLGRLGRTEAAQSLLEVKVPASFVSPAKGTEGPHATPNSAIVPAHVAVRSLVAINAVEACVKAVGTENSTIALWALRYMHDPRAVSGLIQAFGKATDEKLKGQILTTLGRLHKKEAPYDGSWWWSTRPDTHGPYYKAITWESSDEIKSFLMQQWTKADENGKKFYADLNGRQRMGIDEFGGEDIIVEKQELKIDLSKISNKKGQIGENSIEDVMLAIAKIPGDPAVGKTLFTKQGCVACHSVNKNGPLKGPYMGQVGSIMNREQIAESILKPNASISQGFASVLITTKADQSYMGFVSEESAEKLVLRDITGAVYTFKMSDITSRKELENSMMPSGLANELSYEEFASLVTFLSQQKK, translated from the coding sequence ATGTTAAAAATTTATTTGAGTGTGCTGTCTGCATTTTTGCTTTTGGGTTGGAACAGCCTCGATTTGCAGCACTCACCTGAACAGGAACCCGGCAGGGTGTTAATGAAAGCGGACACGCTGCCCAATGCGGCAAGCTGGCCGGCAGAACTCAACGTAACCCATTTCGCAGGCCCGGACCTGACACCAAGCCCGGCATGTCTTGCAGTTGCTCCTACCGGTGAGGTATACGTTGGAGTGGATATGATCGGCTCGTTAGGTAAAGATCCAGGTAAAGGGAGTATTGTCCGCCTTGTCGATACTGATCATGACGGCAAAGTGGATCAGCATACTACTTTCGCCAAAGTGGATGACCCGCGCGGGATTATTTCCCAGGGGGACCAGCTTTTTGTACTGCATACAACATTCTCCAAAGAAACCGGGAAGGCTTCGGGAATGGATCTGGTGGTTTTTGAAGATAAGAACCATGACGGTGTGGCCGATGGCCCCTCGAAACCATTGATTCAGGGCGTCAGCTCACCAAAATTCCTGCAAAGCCGTGGCACCGATCACGCTACCAACGGAATACGACTGGGCATCGATGGCTGGATTTATATTGCAGTAGGAGACTTCGGCTTTCACGATGCAGTGGACCGTTCGGGCAAAAAACTGACACAACTTGGCGGGGGAATCGTTCGCGTGCGCCCCGACGGTACAGAAATGGAAGTGTACACACACGGCATGCGTAATATTTATGATGTCGCGATTGACCCTTATATGAATATTTTCACAAGGGACAATACCAATGACGGCGGAGGATGGAATATCCGTTTCAGCAACCAGATACAATCCGGCGAATATGGGTATCCGGTCCTTTTTAAAAATTTCACCGAAGAAATTATCCCCGCACTCATTGATCTGGGTGGTGGTTCAGGGACAGGCTCCCTATTTATGGACGATCCTACCTGGCCAGCCAAGTACAACCGCGTGCCGATGATGGCCGACTGGGGCAGAAGCCAGGTATATGTGCACCGACTAACACCCGACGCAGCCACTTTTGATCAGAAGGAAGAAGAATTTGTCAAGCTGGCACAGGTTACGGATCTGGATATCGATGCTTCCGGGCGCGTTTACATGGCAGCCTGGGATGGTGCCGGATATTCGGGAAACCCCAATAAAGGATTTGTAGTGAGAGCGGTTCCCAAAAACTGGACATACAGGGCTTTTAAAGATGTAAAAAAATCGTCAGCAAAGGAATTAGCGGCGCTACTGAAATCTGAAAGCGCGGTACAGCGGCTTGCGGGGCAGCAGGAGCTTTTGGCCCGGTTTCCGAAAGAGGCGGCAAAACTTTCCTGGAAAGTGGCCGAAGATAAAAGCCTTCCCTTGTATGTCCGCGTCGCTGGTATTTTTACTTATGCCCAAGCTTCCGGCAAGGAAGGGATCAGTAATCTGGTTAAACTGTCCGACGAAAGCGACGTGCGGGAGTTCACATTGCGCGCCCTGGCCGACAGAAAGCCGATTATCGGTCAGGTACCTATTGAACCGTTCCTGAAAGGGATGAAAGATATGTCTGCGCGCGTACAAGTTGCGGCGACGGTCGGGTTGGGAAGACTGGGTCGCACTGAAGCTGCCCAATCTTTGCTGGAAGTTAAAGTGCCAGCTTCATTTGTATCTCCGGCCAAGGGAACAGAAGGCCCGCATGCGACTCCGAATTCGGCGATTGTTCCTGCGCATGTCGCAGTAAGATCACTTGTAGCGATCAACGCGGTGGAGGCGTGTGTAAAAGCTGTCGGTACCGAAAATTCGACTATTGCTCTCTGGGCGCTGCGTTATATGCACGATCCCAGGGCTGTTTCCGGACTGATACAGGCTTTCGGAAAGGCCACAGACGAAAAATTGAAGGGGCAAATCCTGACTACTTTGGGCAGATTGCACAAAAAAGAAGCACCATATGATGGCTCATGGTGGTGGAGTACGAGGCCGGATACGCATGGACCCTACTATAAAGCAATCACCTGGGAATCTTCCGATGAAATTAAAAGCTTCCTCATGCAGCAATGGACGAAGGCGGATGAAAATGGGAAGAAGTTTTATGCTGATCTGAATGGTCGCCAGCGCATGGGCATTGATGAGTTTGGCGGGGAGGATATCATTGTTGAAAAGCAGGAACTGAAAATCGACCTGAGCAAGATCAGCAACAAGAAAGGGCAGATCGGCGAAAACTCAATCGAAGATGTGATGCTCGCCATCGCGAAAATTCCGGGAGATCCGGCAGTTGGGAAAACGCTTTTCACCAAGCAGGGTTGCGTGGCCTGCCATAGCGTCAATAAGAACGGGCCGTTGAAAGGTCCATACATGGGCCAGGTCGGCTCGATTATGAACAGGGAGCAGATCGCCGAGTCGATCCTGAAACCCAATGCGTCTATCTCGCAAGGTTTCGCTTCAGTGTTGATTACTACGAAAGCGGATCAGAGTTATATGGGTTTTGTTTCGGAGGAATCGGCTGAGAAGCTGGTGCTGCGCGACATTACCGGTGCGGTTTACACATTCAAGATGTCGGACATCACTTCTCGCAAGGAGCTGGAAAATTCGATGATGCCTTCCGGTCTGGCTAACGAACTGTCTTATGAGGAATTTGCGTCGCTGGTAACATTTCTTTCTCAGCAAAAAAAGTAA
- a CDS encoding ScyD/ScyE family protein, with protein MRTKFLKPLAAFLLFASAVVSCTDHEVPIPEPTQFAVSNVVAGLRAPIGMDKDNRGNLWVSEIGTGKNDGAIVMISPNGTKTTFVSGFTSIGSDEAGVEGISHVMFHDAKLYILHGIDGKLFITDVSGFNAGDPERKMSDLIVHEYGQEIRKIKPTKDNNSNLYAMTVGPDGNMYMVDAGANAVIKRDNNTGDISVFAPLPEVGTGPIVDAVPTGIVFDGNKFLISTLSGGPFVKNSAKIFAVDMKGEVSVHAENFTTLTSIALTANNKPLVIKFADFDKGFKPFTGAVLNEQGKELLGGIMMPTDIKRTGEREFYLLSMPLGTVQKLTY; from the coding sequence ATGAGAACAAAATTTCTAAAACCCCTTGCCGCATTCTTACTATTCGCTTCTGCTGTTGTATCCTGTACCGATCACGAAGTACCGATTCCTGAACCTACTCAATTCGCTGTATCCAACGTGGTGGCTGGCCTGCGGGCACCGATCGGGATGGACAAAGACAATCGGGGCAATTTGTGGGTTTCTGAAATCGGCACGGGGAAAAATGACGGTGCGATTGTAATGATTTCGCCCAACGGTACCAAAACAACATTCGTAAGTGGCTTCACCTCGATAGGCAGCGATGAGGCTGGCGTTGAAGGTATCAGTCACGTGATGTTCCACGATGCCAAGCTGTATATCCTCCACGGTATTGACGGAAAACTTTTTATCACAGACGTTTCCGGTTTCAATGCCGGAGATCCTGAAAGAAAAATGTCCGATCTGATCGTTCATGAATATGGACAGGAGATCAGAAAAATCAAACCTACAAAGGATAACAATTCCAACCTTTACGCGATGACGGTTGGCCCTGACGGTAACATGTATATGGTTGACGCGGGAGCTAACGCAGTGATTAAACGCGACAACAATACTGGTGACATCAGCGTTTTTGCACCGCTTCCCGAAGTAGGGACCGGCCCGATCGTAGATGCAGTGCCAACCGGAATTGTATTCGATGGAAATAAATTCCTGATCAGTACATTATCTGGCGGGCCTTTTGTCAAAAACAGCGCGAAGATCTTTGCGGTGGACATGAAAGGTGAAGTAAGCGTTCACGCAGAAAATTTCACCACGCTGACATCCATTGCGCTGACCGCCAACAACAAACCACTTGTGATCAAATTTGCCGATTTCGATAAAGGATTTAAACCTTTCACAGGCGCTGTCCTGAATGAACAAGGCAAAGAACTGCTAGGCGGTATCATGATGCCTACCGACATTAAACGTACCGGCGAACGGGAGTTCTATTTGCTGAGCATGCCCCTTGGAACAGTACAAAAACTGACTTATTGA
- the fdhA gene encoding formaldehyde dehydrogenase, glutathione-independent codes for MCQNHGVAYIRPGEVEVQEIEYPKLAIGDRKCEHGVILKIVSTNICGSDQHMVRGRTTAPAGLVLGHEITGIVVEAGRDVEFIKQGDLVSVPFNIACGRCRNCKEGRTGICLNVNPSRPGAAYGYVDMGGWVGGQAEYVMVPYADFNLLKFPDKDQGMSYIKDLTLLSDIFPTGFHGAVTAGVGPGSIVYVAGAGPVGLACAASCHLLGAAVVIVGDMIQERLDQAKSFGCEVIDLTKDTPLEQAIEAIVGVPEVDCFVDCVGFEARGHGAHASEERPATVLNTAMAVTRAGGAIGIPGLYVTGDPGAKDKAAQEGSLSIRIGLGWAKSHSFYTGQCPVMKYHRQLMNAILFDKIKIAKAVNVEVITLQDAPRGYRDFDKGAAKKFVIDPHGMIA; via the coding sequence ATGTGTCAGAATCATGGAGTTGCTTACATCAGGCCAGGCGAAGTTGAGGTACAGGAAATTGAGTATCCCAAACTCGCAATCGGAGACCGCAAGTGTGAGCATGGGGTAATCCTAAAGATCGTTTCCACCAACATTTGCGGCAGTGATCAGCATATGGTCAGGGGGCGTACTACGGCTCCGGCCGGGCTTGTGCTTGGGCATGAGATTACAGGGATCGTTGTTGAAGCAGGTAGGGATGTAGAGTTTATCAAACAAGGCGATCTCGTATCGGTGCCATTTAATATCGCCTGTGGCCGCTGCCGGAATTGCAAGGAAGGAAGGACCGGTATTTGCCTTAATGTGAATCCGTCACGCCCGGGCGCTGCTTACGGTTACGTAGATATGGGTGGCTGGGTAGGAGGACAAGCTGAATACGTGATGGTGCCTTACGCCGATTTCAATTTGTTGAAATTTCCGGATAAAGATCAGGGAATGTCTTACATCAAAGACCTTACCCTGTTATCAGATATTTTTCCGACGGGTTTTCATGGCGCTGTAACAGCCGGCGTTGGGCCTGGCTCGATCGTATACGTGGCAGGGGCCGGACCTGTGGGACTGGCTTGTGCAGCTTCCTGTCATTTGCTGGGGGCCGCAGTAGTAATTGTCGGTGATATGATCCAGGAAAGGCTTGATCAGGCTAAAAGTTTTGGTTGTGAAGTAATTGATTTGACTAAGGATACGCCTTTGGAACAGGCGATTGAAGCTATTGTCGGTGTTCCTGAGGTCGATTGTTTTGTTGATTGCGTCGGTTTCGAAGCACGCGGCCACGGCGCACATGCCTCGGAGGAGCGGCCGGCCACTGTGCTCAACACTGCTATGGCGGTGACCCGCGCCGGCGGTGCTATCGGCATTCCAGGGCTTTATGTGACCGGCGATCCCGGTGCAAAAGACAAAGCGGCCCAGGAGGGTAGTCTGAGCATACGGATCGGGCTTGGATGGGCCAAATCGCATTCATTTTATACTGGTCAATGCCCGGTTATGAAATACCACCGCCAGTTGATGAACGCTATTTTGTTCGATAAAATCAAAATTGCAAAAGCCGTGAATGTGGAAGTCATCACGCTGCAGGATGCACCGAGAGGTTATCGGGACTTTGATAAAGGAGCTGCAAAGAAATTTGTGATAGATCCGCATGGAATGATTGCGTAG
- a CDS encoding dihydrofolate reductase family protein: MSHFAFALKVEPGKFVWLSYEFVMRRIIVSINVTPDGFCSHESSVADEELLRFVNALARNCDQILFGRVTYELFESFWPPVLKKQSYGGEMLEFANLIDQVEKVVFTRSTVERPWNNTRTIHVIDEEHILALKNEPGRDILVLGSPSIVDELTSLKLIDEYYIAIQPILAGKGKRLFEKVRLEEDYIMEYIKTIPFSSGANLIHYKTTRTAQNG, translated from the coding sequence ATGTCTCATTTCGCCTTCGCTTTGAAGGTTGAGCCGGGTAAATTTGTATGGCTATCTTACGAATTTGTGATGAGAAGGATTATCGTTTCAATCAACGTAACGCCGGATGGATTTTGCAGTCATGAAAGCTCGGTGGCGGATGAAGAACTACTCCGGTTTGTGAATGCGCTTGCCCGCAATTGTGACCAGATACTGTTCGGTAGGGTTACATATGAGCTTTTCGAAAGCTTCTGGCCGCCGGTTTTGAAAAAGCAGAGTTATGGAGGCGAAATGCTGGAATTTGCTAACCTGATCGATCAGGTTGAAAAAGTTGTTTTTACACGATCAACGGTTGAGAGACCGTGGAATAATACCAGAACGATCCATGTAATCGATGAGGAACATATCCTGGCCTTAAAAAATGAGCCGGGGAGAGATATATTAGTGCTGGGGAGTCCTTCTATTGTGGATGAACTGACCAGCCTGAAACTGATAGACGAATACTATATCGCGATTCAGCCGATCCTTGCCGGAAAGGGGAAGAGGTTATTTGAAAAAGTGAGGCTGGAAGAGGATTATATAATGGAGTACATTAAAACGATTCCATTCAGCTCTGGCGCCAATTTAATTCACTATAAAACAACCCGAACCGCGCAAAATGGCTAG
- a CDS encoding quinone oxidoreductase family protein yields the protein MKAVFLTDTNQPLIIKEVEMPEPKAHQVLIKLAYSALNHRDVWIQKGKYAGPKSGLILGSDGLGTVTKVGERVEGNWLGKKVIINPSHDWGDDPAAFGNDFKILGNPEPGTFSEYIAVDEKYVHLKPAHLTDEEAAALPLAGITTYRALFTRAAVKRGEKVLVTGIGAGTALLALQYAIAAGAQVYVTSSSSEKIDRAKALGAVAGYNYKEEDWFHTAKNETGGFDVIVDSASGKGFGSLIEAARPGGRIVFFGGTDGVIGNIVPNKIFWRNLSILGTTMGTLQDFKDMLEYTEKHHIKPILDKVYPHLAHAQDAVDYMHEGKQFGKIVLTNV from the coding sequence ATGAAAGCAGTATTCCTGACAGATACGAACCAGCCGCTGATTATTAAAGAGGTAGAAATGCCCGAGCCAAAAGCACACCAGGTACTCATTAAACTTGCCTACTCCGCATTGAATCACCGCGATGTGTGGATACAAAAGGGGAAATATGCCGGGCCGAAATCCGGCCTGATCCTGGGCTCCGACGGACTGGGAACCGTTACGAAGGTAGGGGAGAGGGTGGAAGGGAATTGGCTCGGCAAAAAAGTGATCATTAATCCCAGCCACGATTGGGGCGACGATCCGGCCGCATTCGGAAACGATTTCAAAATCCTCGGAAATCCCGAGCCCGGCACTTTTTCGGAATATATTGCCGTTGATGAAAAATATGTGCATTTGAAGCCTGCGCATTTAACGGATGAAGAGGCGGCCGCTTTGCCGCTGGCCGGGATTACAACTTATCGTGCGTTATTTACCAGGGCGGCGGTCAAAAGGGGCGAGAAGGTGCTTGTTACCGGAATTGGTGCCGGAACTGCTTTACTGGCGCTTCAATATGCGATTGCGGCAGGGGCGCAGGTTTATGTCACGTCCAGTTCATCGGAAAAAATTGATCGGGCAAAGGCACTCGGTGCCGTCGCAGGTTATAATTATAAGGAAGAAGACTGGTTTCATACTGCCAAAAATGAAACGGGCGGTTTTGACGTGATTGTCGACAGCGCATCAGGCAAAGGATTTGGCAGTCTGATTGAGGCAGCGCGGCCCGGTGGCAGGATCGTATTTTTTGGCGGCACCGATGGTGTGATCGGCAATATAGTGCCGAACAAAATTTTCTGGCGTAACCTTTCAATTTTGGGAACAACAATGGGAACGTTGCAGGATTTTAAAGACATGCTGGAATACACGGAAAAGCACCATATCAAACCGATCCTCGACAAGGTATATCCACACCTGGCCCACGCCCAGGATGCGGTTGACTACATGCACGAAGGAAAGCAGTTTGGTAAAATTGTGCTTACCAACGTCTAG
- a CDS encoding SRPBCC family protein — MIHRIVEKSIMIHVKPEIVWQVFTNARLTRQMGGEYVTDWKTGSAFGWKGLDGRMYTNGKILDLVPGKMIRHDLLNDCNSKEQTAVITYHFHEKQGSTLLQAREEIMYAVTEKQYREVSQGWNAALEAVKQIAEANNIP, encoded by the coding sequence ATGATTCACCGCATTGTTGAAAAATCCATTATGATTCATGTAAAACCTGAAATAGTTTGGCAGGTTTTTACCAATGCCCGGCTTACCAGGCAGATGGGCGGGGAATATGTTACTGACTGGAAGACAGGAAGCGCTTTCGGCTGGAAAGGACTAGACGGCAGGATGTACACAAATGGGAAAATTTTGGACCTGGTACCAGGCAAAATGATCAGGCACGACCTGCTGAATGATTGCAATTCAAAAGAACAGACTGCTGTAATCACCTATCATTTTCATGAAAAGCAGGGTAGCACTTTGTTGCAGGCACGTGAAGAGATTATGTATGCGGTAACAGAGAAACAATATCGTGAAGTATCTCAAGGCTGGAATGCAGCTTTGGAAGCAGTCAAACAGATCGCTGAGGCAAACAACATTCCCTAG
- a CDS encoding O-methyltransferase has translation MTQDILQPFPKAYSAIDEQTRLSGFTMASDIHTCSLLKTLAASKPGGRFLELGTGTGLSTSWILDGMDEDSVLISVDNDADFLRIAAHYLGQDPRVSLVHADGADWLSANSPEKFDYIFADTWHGKYLMLDEALNMLKPGGFYIIDDMMPQPNWPDGHDEKAKNLIAYLDSRNDLVLTKQVWATGIILAVKIG, from the coding sequence ATGACGCAAGATATTTTACAGCCTTTTCCCAAAGCTTATTCGGCTATTGACGAGCAAACCAGATTATCGGGTTTTACAATGGCGTCCGACATTCATACCTGCTCTCTCTTAAAAACCCTGGCCGCCTCCAAACCCGGCGGGCGCTTTCTGGAACTGGGTACTGGTACGGGGCTGTCTACCTCATGGATTTTGGACGGTATGGACGAAGATTCAGTACTTATTTCGGTTGACAATGACGCGGACTTTCTGAGGATAGCAGCGCACTATCTGGGACAGGACCCAAGGGTGTCCCTGGTGCATGCCGACGGAGCTGACTGGCTTTCCGCAAATAGCCCGGAAAAGTTCGATTATATTTTTGCCGACACCTGGCACGGTAAATATCTCATGCTTGATGAAGCATTGAATATGCTCAAACCGGGAGGTTTTTATATTATCGATGATATGATGCCTCAGCCCAACTGGCCTGATGGACACGATGAGAAAGCCAAAAATCTGATCGCTTACCTGGATAGCCGGAATGATCTGGTATTAACTAAACAAGTGTGGGCTACGGGGATTATTTTGGCGGTTAAAATTGGTTAG